One window of Nostoc sp. C052 genomic DNA carries:
- a CDS encoding chondroitinase-B domain-containing protein produces the protein MAGTTYYVSGTGNDNSNGLTTTTPFRTIAKAVYLPQMKAGDTILVMNGTYDNVGMIFNKNGSPNNWTTLKAYPGATPKIITTGSAMNIFSSSYVRIEGLTFQGNRQNITLDYALQQKNNLSNPLTTANGIYVASWKNSQGVGGTNPHHIVITGNTVSNFPGGGIAISDADYITVEKNVVSGNAWYSPYGNQGITALRSFNLDNNTTDYRMIFRGNIVYDNQSLIPWYAAGKITEGHGIMLDTTMQAKGGVPYTGKALIANNITYHNGSSGINVFKANHVDVINNTAYQNSRVLTNNGEIGVSYSDSVRVYNNILYAGNNQNANSIKYATNVNFDRNLVYNSNIFQASDNLRATGLLNILGKDPQFVNAVQSNFALKPGSPAINAGSNAFNSITGNGTGIAAVDLGAYLHLGTYQVPTPGIQALNGTVEIADGSTTGVNFGDTIVGNTLISKAFAINNTTTPALNLNNLQLIEEFSLVGTLPTSPTLLASSAILVLIILVRNIFRAFLKDYF, from the coding sequence ATGGCTGGCACAACATACTACGTTTCTGGAACAGGCAATGATAATAGCAATGGCTTGACTACGACAACTCCCTTCCGCACAATAGCCAAAGCAGTTTACCTTCCTCAGATGAAAGCAGGCGACACAATCCTTGTCATGAATGGGACTTACGATAACGTAGGGATGATATTTAACAAAAATGGCTCACCAAACAACTGGACAACACTCAAAGCCTATCCAGGAGCTACGCCTAAGATCATAACAACGGGAAGTGCGATGAATATATTTAGTTCATCCTACGTGCGGATTGAAGGACTTACCTTTCAGGGCAATCGGCAAAATATCACTCTAGACTATGCCTTACAACAGAAAAATAACCTGAGTAACCCCTTAACTACTGCCAATGGAATTTATGTAGCATCTTGGAAAAATAGCCAGGGAGTAGGTGGTACTAATCCTCATCACATTGTCATCACTGGTAACACAGTTAGTAACTTTCCTGGTGGAGGTATTGCTATCAGTGATGCAGACTACATCACTGTTGAGAAAAATGTTGTGTCAGGAAACGCTTGGTATTCGCCTTATGGTAATCAGGGAATTACTGCTCTTCGTAGTTTTAATTTAGATAACAATACTACTGACTACAGGATGATTTTTCGAGGTAACATTGTCTACGATAATCAAAGTCTGATTCCGTGGTATGCAGCAGGTAAAATAACTGAAGGGCACGGTATTATGCTTGACACCACTATGCAGGCTAAAGGTGGTGTACCTTATACAGGTAAGGCATTAATTGCAAATAACATAACTTACCATAATGGTAGTTCTGGTATTAATGTTTTCAAGGCTAATCATGTAGATGTTATTAACAACACAGCCTATCAGAATAGTCGTGTTCTCACAAATAATGGAGAAATTGGTGTTTCTTACTCAGATAGTGTACGTGTCTACAACAACATTTTGTATGCAGGCAACAATCAAAATGCCAATTCCATCAAGTACGCTACAAATGTAAACTTTGATCGCAACCTTGTTTATAACTCCAACATATTTCAAGCTTCAGATAATTTAAGGGCCACAGGGTTGCTGAATATTTTGGGTAAAGATCCCCAATTTGTTAATGCGGTTCAAAGTAATTTTGCGCTCAAACCTGGAAGTCCCGCGATCAATGCTGGCTCAAATGCTTTCAATAGCATCACTGGTAATGGTACTGGCATTGCAGCAGTTGATCTGGGTGCATACCTTCATCTTGGTACATACCAAGTTCCTACCCCAGGAATTCAAGCTCTCAATGGCACAGTTGAGATTGCAGATGGCAGTACTACCGGGGTTAATTTTGGTGACACCATAGTTGGTAACACCCTAATAAGTAAAGCCTTTGCCATCAATAATACTACTACACCTGCACTCAATCTGAATAATCTTCAACTTATCGAAGAATTTAGTTTGGTTGGTACTCTTCCAACGAGTCCCACATTGCTCGCAAGTTCCGCGATTTTAGTTCTCATCATCCTTGTCCGAAATATATTTCGGGCATTTTTGAAAGATTATTTTTGA